In Palaemon carinicauda isolate YSFRI2023 chromosome 41, ASM3689809v2, whole genome shotgun sequence, the following are encoded in one genomic region:
- the LOC137632251 gene encoding PR domain zinc finger protein 8-like, translating to MIMETLRGLNTSSSPHTSPTKRTFDVAFLTGARDTHALESSNDITSTSPAKVSRTGTLKSSSSSSSTSSSSSSTLSSVSLSLTTSSPSPTRPSHSPPRDDITPGSAFTKVTRSQGSSSPNFTSATSSSSTLDALSSTWPPVSASFSAVSTLLNSGKSLAPLLAAPGFIPPGLAPFLPQAVPDRLNNNLVEEYLKSQHQLLESKSSGDLTASEALSRLRSSMYPADPYKLPFSSLAYPLSSPPSTDTSKLASAAAAAAAVASTPFLPQPSVSALMPPSFSTLGLSSQNICAKCNISFRMTSDLVYHMRSQHKREPDPYKKRRDEKLKCPICGETFRERHHLTRHMSAHQDRDEEQSK from the coding sequence ATGATCATGGAGACACTTCGGGGGTTGAACACCAGTTCGAGTCCCCACACTTCACCTACCAAGAGGACTTTTGACGTGGCATTCCTCACAGGGGCACGAGATACCCATGCCCTAGAGTCTTCGAACGACATCACCAGTACTTCTCCAGCTAAAGTCAGCCGCACAGGGACCCTAAAAAGTTCTTCGTCCTCTTCCTCCACATCGTCTTCGTCATCGTCAACATTATCTTCAGTATCCCTGTCCCTCACAACGTCATCCCCGTCACCTACAAGGCCCAGTCATTCTCCTCCAAGAGATGACATCACCCCAGGCAGCGCTTTCACTAAAGTAACCAGGTCCCAAGGATCGTCATCCCCTAACTTCACATCAGCGACGTCCTCCTCATCCACCCTCGATGCCCTCAGTAGTACTTGGCCTCCTGTCTCTGCTTCCTTCAGCGCCGTTAGTACGTTACTTAACAGTGGGAAGTCTTTAGCACCCCTTCTAGCGGCTCCTGGGTTTATACCCCCGGGCTTAGCCCCATTTCTCCCGCAAGCGGTGCCCGATCGCCTGAATAACAACCTGGTGGAGGAGTACCTAAAGTCACAACATCAGTTACTAGAATCAAAATCTTCAGGAGATCTAACTGCCAGCGAAGCCCTTTCCCGACTGAGATCGTCCATGTACCCAGCAGATCCTTACAAGCTCCCTTTCTCCTCCCTGGCTTACCCTCTCAGCAGTCCTCCTTCTACAGACACATCCAAACTGGCTTCTGCGGCCGCTGCAGCAGCGGCTGTTGCGTCCACACCTTTCTTGCCGCAACCGTCCGTCTCTGCTCTCATGCCCCCTTCCTTCTCCACCTTAGGGTTGTCGTCGCAAAACATCTGCGCCAAATGCAACATTTCTTTCCGCATGACGTCCGACCTGGTGTACCATATGAGGTCGCAGCACAAGAGGGAGCCGGACCCTTATAAGAAACGTCGCGACGAGAAACTCAAGTGTCCGATCTGCGGCGAGACCTTTAGGGAGAGGCACCATCTGACCCGGCACATGAGCGCCCACCAAGATAGAGACGAAGAACAATCCaaatga